One window of Dermacentor albipictus isolate Rhodes 1998 colony chromosome 9, USDA_Dalb.pri_finalv2, whole genome shotgun sequence genomic DNA carries:
- the LOC139049775 gene encoding uncharacterized protein encodes MVFTRRTANASEANVNIDTASEQREGQRRQELQRIGETESETSDTKMDSETQGASQAPSTTDPEAMAVRRLELELEKVRLQLECERIALRRVELEQSSRPPSVSEGSDRRGAITDGIAQCAKVLKAYRLPCDADVPIWFDEVEKLFASFRVPEHSRVHLIMPALAERVRYLLRGLNDEECTDYETVKKAVLDELKLTPAKYFERFEKASKRKEETWAQFASRARTYVAYYLQSRNANTKEAMTELMVADRMKASLSSEALEYVLLREGEDWFKPVEVAKVLETFEQAKGKGRATKPAATASLPQHAKLAGPQRTNLRCHVCHIQGHLARDCPKASDKEPQGKPPTVQKQRVQKVAVVSEEPPPEQERVLSARVHVVAQNASSGRSKLDLIPIMCGDIATEAVLDTGSEITVVRKSMLPIDLQEPSRTVRLESAFGNTIRAKLATLPVGMHRPGAVIQPQRIDLVCAVTDELANGVDCLLSKEDWELLRAQEKEELGEENIPRAGVRSVEMVDNTEPDCGLSCEETTDEIPKLQGNSLMQDVNGVPSQRELELTESVAELTGTECQSKYALVYDRRARTKEFNVGDQVLLFDTV; translated from the exons atggtgttcacgcgcagaacagcaaatgcgagtgaggctaacgtaaacattgatacggcatctgaacaaagagagggtcagagacggcaggaactacaacgcatcggagagaccgagtctgagacgtcggatactaaaatggatagtgagacgcaaggcgcttcgcaggctccgagcacgacagatccagaggccatggcggtgaggcgcctggagctggagctggaaaaggtgcgcctacagctagagtgcgagcgcattgctctacggagagtggagctcgagcagtcgagcaggccgccttcggtgtcggaaggaagcgatcggcgcggtgccatcacggatggaatagcacaatgtgctaaagtgcttaaggcataccggttgccgtgtgacgctgacgttccGATATGGTTTGATGAGGTCGAAAAGTTGTTTGCATCTTTTCGAGTACCAGAACACAGCCGTGTACATTTGATCATGCCGGCGCTGGCCGAGCGGGTTCGTTATCTGTTGCGTGGCCTCAATGACGAGGAATGTACAGATTATGAGACTGTAAAGAAGGCAGTATTAGATGAACTTAAGCTCACGCCAGCTAAATACTTCGAGAGGTTTGAAAAGGCAtctaaacgaaaggaggaaacttgGGCTCAGTTCGCGTCCCGCGCGAGAACTTATGTGGCCTATTACCTTCAAtctcgaaatgcaaacaccaaagaagctatgacggagcttatggtcgctgaccgtatgaaagccagtctaagctcagaagcccttgaatatgttcttttgcgggagggcgaagattggtttaagccagtggaggtggcgaaagtgctcgagactttcgagcaagctaaagggaaaggacgagcaactaaGCCAGCCGCAACAGCCTCATTGCCGCAGCACGCAAAACTAGCTGGCCCGCAGAGGACAAATTTAAGATGCCACGTGTGTCATATACAGGGTcacctagccagagactgcccaaaagcttcagataaagaaccgcaggggaagccaccgactgtgcaaaaacaaagggtacagaAGGTTGCTGTTGTAAGTGAAGAACCTCCACCAGAGCAAGAAAGGGTGCTAAGCGCTAGAGTACATGTCGTAGCTCAAAATGCTAGCTCGGGGAGGTCGAAGCTGGACCTAATCCCTATCATGTGCGGGGATATAGCAACGGAAGCTGTGTTGGACACAGGTAGTGAGATAACGGTAGTCCGTAAAAGTATGTTGCCCATCGATTTACAGGAGCCATCACGAACAGTAAGACTTGAGTCGGCATTCGGAAACACCATTCGAGCTAAGCTAGCTACGCTGCCCGTAGGCATGCATCGCCCGGGGGCTGTGATACAACCGCAGAGGATCGATCTGGTGTGCGCGGTTACCGACGAACTTGCAAACGGGGTTGACTGCCTGCTgtcaaaggaagattgggaactacTACGGGCGCAGGAAAAAGAGGAGCTTGGAGAGGAAAATATTCCGCGGGCAGGGGTCCGATCAGTCGAAATGGTCGATAACACTGAGCCGGACTGCGGTCTAAGTTGTGAAGAAACGACAGATGAAATCCCTAAATTGCAAGGGAATAGTTTGATGCAGGATGTCAATGgggtgcccagtcagcgggagCTAGAACTAACCGAGAGTGTAGCTGAGTTGACAGGCACCGAGTGCCAGAGCAAATATGCTCTAGTTTACGATAGGAGGGCACGGACAAAAGAATTTAATGTCGGGGACCAAGTACTCCTCTTTGACACAG TATAG